One Cellulomonas soli DNA window includes the following coding sequences:
- a CDS encoding alpha/beta fold hydrolase — MSVKQKDNPGTTRWGRVRRRLRWVLGGLLALVVLTVVGVKATDAVMTARERDAHAAPGELVEVDGHTMHVAVSGSGDTTVVLLPGLGTAAPVLDFEPLTRELSTWATVAVVEPFGYGWSDATDDPMLPSDVAADVQKALDAAGVDGPVVMAAHSIGGLYAQAFADAYPERTVAVVGLDPTMPRTDDVLPASEKEEDPFADPIPASIELLARGGWVRVMQAIGGDDPQMFSGATQAQGYSEENLALQTTVSNWSAVSSNVVWQAAHLEEAVDEVRDLTFSPDVPVLVFTADPAGERPAWRDAASTDYLRGSGCARDVPLVGEHYVHHEHAAEISAQIESFLAECLG; from the coding sequence ATGAGCGTGAAGCAGAAGGACAACCCTGGGACGACCCGGTGGGGCAGGGTGCGGCGGCGGTTGCGGTGGGTGCTCGGCGGGCTGCTGGCCCTCGTCGTGCTCACCGTCGTCGGCGTCAAGGCCACCGACGCGGTGATGACCGCGCGGGAGCGCGACGCGCACGCGGCGCCCGGCGAGCTGGTCGAGGTGGACGGGCACACGATGCACGTCGCGGTGAGCGGGTCCGGTGACACGACCGTCGTGCTGCTGCCGGGCCTCGGTACCGCCGCCCCGGTGCTCGACTTCGAACCGCTGACCCGCGAGCTGTCGACCTGGGCGACCGTCGCGGTCGTCGAGCCGTTCGGCTACGGGTGGAGCGACGCGACGGACGACCCGATGCTGCCGAGCGATGTCGCCGCCGACGTGCAGAAGGCCCTCGACGCCGCCGGGGTCGACGGGCCCGTGGTCATGGCCGCCCACTCCATCGGTGGGCTGTACGCCCAGGCCTTCGCCGACGCGTACCCGGAGCGGACGGTCGCCGTGGTCGGCCTCGATCCGACGATGCCGCGCACCGACGACGTCCTGCCCGCTTCCGAGAAGGAGGAGGACCCGTTCGCCGACCCGATCCCGGCCTCGATCGAGCTGCTGGCCCGCGGCGGCTGGGTCCGGGTCATGCAGGCGATCGGCGGCGACGACCCGCAGATGTTCAGCGGCGCGACGCAGGCCCAGGGGTACAGCGAGGAGAACCTCGCCCTGCAGACCACGGTCTCGAACTGGTCGGCGGTCAGCAGCAACGTCGTCTGGCAGGCCGCACACCTGGAGGAGGCGGTCGACGAGGTGCGCGACCTGACGTTCTCGCCGGACGTCCCGGTGCTCGTGTTCACGGCGGACCCCGCCGGCGAGCGCCCGGCGTGGCGGGACGCGGCGTCCACCGACTACCTGCGCGGGTCGGGCTGCGCGCGCGACGTCCCGCTGGTCGGTGAGCACTACGTGCACCACGAGCACGCTGCGGAGATCTCCGCCCAGATCGAGTCGTTCCTCGCGGAGTGCCTGGGCTAG
- a CDS encoding YciI family protein — protein sequence MKYMLIMRAGDEALQEFQDIDFAEVLDAMGRYNDELITAGVLVAAEGLDDASKGVVVDFTSQPPVVTDGPYGEAKELFGGFWILDVASIEEAVEWAKRAPMSGPGIKTEIRRIASIEEFPQDNEWIQKERAWREATGQL from the coding sequence GTGAAGTACATGCTGATCATGCGCGCAGGCGACGAGGCGCTCCAGGAGTTCCAGGACATCGACTTCGCCGAGGTGCTCGACGCCATGGGCCGGTACAACGACGAGCTCATCACCGCCGGCGTGCTCGTGGCCGCCGAGGGGCTCGACGACGCGTCGAAGGGCGTCGTCGTCGACTTCACGTCGCAGCCGCCCGTGGTGACCGACGGACCCTACGGCGAGGCGAAGGAGCTGTTCGGCGGCTTCTGGATCCTCGACGTGGCCTCGATCGAGGAGGCCGTCGAGTGGGCCAAGCGGGCGCCGATGAGCGGACCGGGCATCAAGACCGAGATCCGCCGGATCGCCAGCATCGAGGAGTTCCCGCAGGACAACGAGTGGATCCAGAAGGAGCGGGCCTGGCGCGAGGCCACCGGCCAGCTGTGA